Proteins co-encoded in one Sandaracinaceae bacterium genomic window:
- a CDS encoding LysR family transcriptional regulator, which translates to MDWDELRYTLAVARTGNLTGAAVALGVTRTTVGRRLAAAEARLGVRLFDRTPDGLVATAAGAELVAAAEAVEGEVNAAEGRLLGRDAELQGSLRVSTLDVLWLGFTDVFATFVARYPSVVLDVQISNAFASLRRREADVALRLSNDPGDGLHGRRVGEMHFAVYAARALVERVGADAPLQGYPWISNDERSPTPWLDAWLARHAPGARVAFRTDDYVVLRRAVSAGIGVHFLPCFEGDGDPGLVCLGNPLREEARGIWALTLPELRTNRRVRAFLDHCAEEFGRHRAALMGNAADPSCASLTTA; encoded by the coding sequence ATGGACTGGGACGAGCTGCGGTACACCCTCGCGGTCGCCCGCACGGGCAACCTCACCGGGGCAGCGGTCGCGCTCGGGGTCACACGCACCACGGTCGGTCGACGGCTCGCCGCCGCCGAGGCGCGGCTGGGGGTGAGGCTCTTCGACCGCACGCCCGACGGGCTCGTCGCCACGGCGGCCGGGGCCGAGCTCGTCGCGGCGGCCGAGGCGGTCGAGGGCGAGGTGAACGCTGCAGAAGGTCGGTTGCTCGGGCGGGACGCCGAGCTGCAGGGGAGCCTGCGCGTGTCGACCCTCGACGTGCTCTGGCTCGGCTTCACCGACGTGTTCGCCACGTTCGTCGCGCGCTACCCGAGCGTGGTGCTGGACGTGCAGATCTCCAACGCGTTCGCGTCCCTCCGCCGTCGGGAGGCGGACGTCGCGCTCCGCTTGTCGAACGACCCCGGCGACGGGCTCCACGGGCGCCGCGTCGGTGAGATGCACTTCGCGGTGTACGCGGCGCGCGCGCTCGTCGAGCGGGTGGGGGCCGACGCGCCGCTGCAGGGCTACCCCTGGATCAGCAACGACGAGCGGAGCCCCACGCCCTGGCTGGACGCCTGGCTCGCGCGCCACGCCCCGGGGGCACGTGTCGCGTTCCGAACCGATGACTACGTCGTGCTCCGGCGCGCGGTCTCGGCGGGGATCGGTGTCCATTTCCTTCCCTGCTTCGAGGGGGACGGGGACCCTGGCCTCGTATGCCTGGGCAACCCCTTGAGGGAGGAGGCCCGCGGCATCTGGGCGCTCACGCTCCCCGAGCTGCGGACGAACCGACGTGTGCGCGCGTTCCTCGACCACTGCGCGGAAGAGTTCGGGCGGCACCGTGCCGCCCTGATGGGGAACGCCGCCGACCCGAGCTGCGCGTCGCTGACAACCGCGTGA